From one Coffea eugenioides isolate CCC68of chromosome 11, Ceug_1.0, whole genome shotgun sequence genomic stretch:
- the LOC113751066 gene encoding putative late blight resistance protein homolog R1B-14 — protein MSEAAVSFVLENFKQILLYNVHLIADVRENVEELCKELKVLNGFLKDYTEMDSSIESLKVLRREIQRVVTEAEDVVEKYIVQSSQQSAKKGIDKILKAGKYGSKLHELGKEIEAVSRKVKALYEENRVGARLEAAHIQEMAKERAKKKQAPTVEEDNVVGFDAATEKVIQLLTGGSKELEVISIVGMLGLGKTTLAKKVLNDPKIEYDFFARTFIYVSQKFEKREVLLNILGSIGQLTEEVNKMPEPELARHLRKQLESIKYLIVMDDVWEDKDWDVLKVAFPNNKKGSRVLITTRFNHVATHANPTSDPYRLDFLTPEAGHELLRSKVFGENKCPEPLQKYELKIVDKCGGLPLAIVVIAGILIKKGRIPNWWSRVADSVNDYISRDEEHIKDVIMLSYNHLPYHLKPCFLYFGVFREDFDIPVWKLLRLWIAEGFVAQQRDLNLEDIAEEYLEELVDRNLVMVGQRRSNGQIKTCLVHDTLRDFCKEEGKEENIFHEIKKDDREIFSSKSPTLDDCRRLCINANVMDYMSKKPSDAPVRSFLTSAKEETALDAKHVSLIPRAFKLLRVLEAKSLRFAVFPPDLCQLVLLKYISMSCKLDILPPAMSTLWSLQTLIVDTTARTLQIKSDIWKMPQLRHLHTNASTSLPCPTTPRCETLVNANLQTLSSISPQSCTKELFERTPKLKKLAICGKLAVLFQANGQSNLFETLCALDFLENLKLLNEDVSSPLKRLPQEHNFPSKLTKLTLSKTLLPWNQMSILGKLENLEVLKLKDNAFKGDRWRTESGGFQSLQFLHIGSTDLLSWDVAAADHLPVLKSLVLKHCSYLSRLPPSLAHISTLQLIDLSCTKLSVASSAKDIENLKLKQAQQKGNKSNRFKLLVYPPDHL, from the exons ATGTCAGAAGCTGCTGTGAGTTTTGTCTTAGAAAACTTTAAGCAAATACTGCTCTATAATGTCCATTTAATAGCTGATGTGAGGGAGAATGTTGAGGAATTATGCAAAGAACTTAAGGTCTTGAATGGCTTTCTTAAGGACTACACTGAAATGGACAGCAGCATCGAGTCCCTGAAGGTGTTGCGGAGAGAGATCCAAAGGGTGGTAACCGAAGCTGAAGATGTGGTTGAAAAATACATCGTCCAATCCTCGCAGCAAAGTGCCAAGAAAGGGATTGACAAAATACTCAAAGCTGGCAAATACGGGAGCAAGCTTCACGAACTGGGGAAAGAAATTGAAGCAGTCAGTCGAAAAGTGAAGGCCCTATATGAGGAGAACCGGGTGGGAGCTCGCTTGGAGGCGGCACACATCCAGGAAATGGCCAAAGAACGTGCCAAGAAAAAGCAG GCTCCAACAGTGGAGGAAGATAACGTGGTTGGATTTGACGCTGCAACTGAGAAGGTGATCCAGCTTCTCACTGGCGGGTCAAAGGAACTGGAGGTAATATCAATTGTTGGAATGCTTGGGCTTGGGAAGACAACACTTGCTAAAAAGGTCTTAAATGACCCGAAAATTGAATATGATTTCTTTGCTCGGACATTTATCTATGTTTCTCAAAAATTTGAGAAGAGGGAGGTGCTCCTTAACATTCTGGGTTCTATTGGCCAACTCACTGAAGAAGTGAATAAGATGCCAGAACCAGAATTAGCAAGACATCTTCGCAAACAACTAGAGAGCATAAAGTACTTGATAGTTATGGATGATGTCTGGGAGGACAAGGATTGGGATGTGCTCAAAGTAGCTTTTCCAAACAACAAGAAGGGAAGCAGAGTCTTGATCACTACTCGATTCAATCATGTGGCTACCCATGCAAATCCTACGAGCGACCCTTATCGATTGGATTTCCTAACTCCCGAAGCGGGTCATGAGTTGCTCCGAAGTAAGGTTTTTGGCGAGAACAAGTGCCCAGAGCCACTACAGAAGTATGAGTTGAAGATAGTAGACAAATGTGGAGGACTTCCCCTGGCAATAGTGGTGATTGCTGGGATCCTCATAAAAAAGGGACGGATCCCTAATTGGTGGTCGCGAGTTGCTGACAGCGTCAATGACTATATTTCCAGGGATGAAGAGCACATTAAGGACGTAATAATGCTGAGTTACAACCATTTGCCTTACCACTTGAAACCTTGTTTTCTCTACTTTGGTGTCTTCAGAGAGGACTTTGACATCCCAGTCTGGAAGTTACTGCGGTTGTGGATCGCTGAAGGATTTGTGGCTCAGCAAAGAGATTTAAACTTGGAGGATATTGCAGAGGAATATCTGGAGGAACTTGTTGACAGGAATCTAGTTATGGTGGGACAGAGGAGGTCAAATGGCCAAATCAAAACTTGTCTTGTCCATGACACTTTGCGTGACTTCTGCAAGGAGGAAGGCAAGGAGGAAAACATCTTCCATGAAATTAAGAAGGATGACCGGGAAATCTTTTCATCCAAGAGCCCAACCTTGGATGATTGTCGTCGTTTGTGCATCAATGCTAATGTCATGGATTATATGTCTAAAAAACCTTCTGACGCTCCTGTTCGCTCTTTCTTGACTTCGGCCAAGGAAGAAACTGCATTGGATGCTAAACATGTCTCCCTTATCCCAAGAGCATTCAAATTGCTTAGAGTGTTGGAAGCAAAGTCACTGAGATTTGCTGTGTTTCCCCCTGATCTGTGCCAACTAGTTCTCTTGAAGTACATTTCCATGTCTTGCAAACTTGACATCCTTCCGCCTGCAATGTCTACACTGTGGAGCTTGCAAACTCTTATAGTAGACACAACTGCACGTACTCTTCAAATCAAATCAGACATATGGAAGATGCCACAACTGAGGCATTTGCATACAAACGCATCCACTTCTTTGCCCTGCCCCACAACACCTAGATGTGAAACCTTGGTAAATGCAAATCTTCAAACCTTGTCTTCCATCTCACCCCAGAGTTGTACAAAAGAATTGTTTGAAAGGACTCCCaagctcaagaaattggccaTTTGTGGGAAATTGGCCGTACTTTTTCAGGCCAATGGCCAATCCAATTTATTTGAAACCCTCTGTGCATTAGATTTCCTTGAAAACTTGAAGCTATTGAACGAAGATGTGTCCTCCCCATTGAAAAGGCTTCCTCAAGAACACAATTTCCCGAGCAAGCTGACAAAGTTGACTCTGTCAAAGACTTTGCTGCCTTGGAATCAAATGTCCATCTTAGGAAAGCTGGAGAATCTTGAGGTTCTCAAGTTAAAGGACAATGCGTTTAAGGGTGATAGGTGGCGAACAGAGAGTGGGGGATTTCAGAGCCTCCAATTCCTGCACATTGGAAGCACAGATTTGTTGAGCTGGGATGTTGCAGCCGCGGATCACCTGCCTGTACTGAAAAGTCTTGTTCTTAAGCACTGCTCTTATCTTAGTCGACTTCCACCCAGCCTAGCACATATTTCCACCCTCCAACTGATTGACCTCAGTTGCACCAAGCTTAGCGTGGCCTCCTCTGCAAAAGACATTGAGAACTTGAAACTGAAACAAGCCCAGCAAAAAGGCAACAAAAGCAATAGGTTTAAGCTCTTGGTGTATCCCCCGGATCATTTGTGA